Genomic segment of Thermodesulfobacteriota bacterium:
TTGGCGCCGATATTCTCGCCCACGTCCACGTCGGCGATGTCGATGGAGAGGATCTCGAAGGCCGTGCCGGCGTCGAGGCCCCGGGCCAGGATGTTCTTGGAGATGTGGTCGGGGTTCTCGAGCACGTCCTTGTGGCTGGCCGCCGAACCGATGGTGCTTACCATGCCCTCGCCCACCCGGGCGATGATGGTCTCCTCGCCGGCGCCGCCCACCAGGCGGTCGAGGTTGGTGCGCACGGTGACCCGGGAGACGGCGATGAGCTGGATGCCGTCCTTGGCCACGGCGGCCACCCGGGCCGTCTCGATCACCTTGGGGATGACCGACATCTTCACCGCTTCGAGCACGTCGCGGCCTGCCAGGTCGATGGCCGCCGCCCGGTTGAACGGCAAAGCGATGTTGGCCTTGTCGGCGGAGATGAGGGCGTTGACCACCCGGGTGACGTTGCCCCCCGCCAGGTAGTGGGCCTCGAGCTCGTTGATGGAGACCTGGAGACCGGCCTTCACCGCACTGATCCTCCCGGTGACCACCACCGAGGGGGGCACCCGGCGAAACCGCATCCCGATGAGGGTGAAGAGGCCCACGTAGGCACCGGAGGACCAGGCCGCGAGCCAGAGCGGTACGGGGATCAGG
This window contains:
- the floA gene encoding flotillin-like protein FloA (flotillin-like protein involved in membrane lipid rafts), coding for MITVDTGAFGAIGLLILVVVGLGMVLYLIPVPLWLAAWSSGAYVGLFTLIGMRFRRVPPSVVVTGRISAVKAGLQVSINELEAHYLAGGNVTRVVNALISADKANIALPFNRAAAIDLAGRDVLEAVKMSVIPKVIETARVAAVAKDGIQLIAVSRVTVRTNLDRLVGGAGEETIIARVGEGMVSTIGSAASHKDVLENPDHISKNILARGLDAGTAFEILSIDIADVDVGENIGAKLQIDQANADKQIAQAKAEERRAMAVALEQEMRARVVEAEAEVPKAIAEAFRQGNLGIMDFYRLKNVQADTTMRESIAGTEPEIQTPPKRK